The following are encoded in a window of Arthrobacter antioxidans genomic DNA:
- a CDS encoding ABC transporter permease, producing MTAFVASVVEAFSELRIHKTRVLLALLGVMLSVAALTSVVALGTMAQAGLVQSSERTSGRAATLSANVYAATGPVDTDGALAAYDDVVERYRVEYSSTRLDTSLSIRGPAGVIAAPTTIVERDYGVMRRLDIVQGTWFTEVDEQRLAPAVVVNEAFHRLVGSPDLRSAPGVTIEAGTPVRAAIVGVLADDYAEAQPQAFLLRGQAERWDLGQEQGVPPTLELWVPEEAADALTARVQGDLASQIGAEAQVYRQDYAAQGDPYAVVTLGIGGIAGLVLLLGAVGLLNISMVTVKHRVREIGIRRSFGATSGRIFFGVMMESVVATFVAGVAGVMLSVAVIKHPRVQALIAQGVTDLPPFPVGAALVGIAAATAVGALAGLIPALVAVRVKVIDAIRY from the coding sequence ATGACCGCCTTCGTCGCCTCGGTCGTCGAGGCGTTCTCCGAACTGCGGATCCACAAGACGCGCGTCCTGCTCGCCCTGCTGGGCGTCATGCTGTCCGTCGCCGCGCTGACCTCCGTCGTCGCCCTCGGCACCATGGCGCAGGCCGGCCTCGTCCAGTCCTCGGAACGCACGAGCGGGCGCGCGGCGACCCTCAGCGCGAACGTGTACGCCGCGACCGGCCCTGTCGACACCGACGGCGCGCTCGCCGCATACGACGACGTCGTGGAGCGGTACCGCGTCGAATACAGCTCCACCCGCCTCGACACCAGCCTCTCGATCCGGGGACCGGCGGGCGTCATCGCTGCGCCCACCACCATCGTGGAGCGGGACTACGGTGTGATGCGGCGCCTGGACATCGTCCAGGGCACCTGGTTCACGGAGGTGGACGAGCAGCGCCTCGCCCCCGCCGTCGTCGTCAACGAGGCGTTCCACCGCCTCGTCGGCTCCCCCGACCTGAGGTCCGCGCCCGGAGTCACGATCGAGGCCGGGACGCCCGTCCGCGCCGCCATCGTGGGCGTCCTGGCGGACGACTACGCCGAGGCGCAGCCGCAGGCGTTCCTCCTGCGCGGCCAGGCCGAGCGCTGGGACCTGGGCCAGGAGCAGGGCGTTCCGCCCACCCTCGAACTGTGGGTGCCGGAGGAGGCCGCGGACGCGCTGACGGCCCGGGTGCAGGGCGATCTCGCCTCGCAGATCGGCGCGGAGGCACAGGTGTACCGCCAGGACTATGCGGCCCAGGGTGATCCGTACGCCGTCGTGACCCTCGGCATCGGCGGGATCGCGGGGCTCGTCCTCCTACTGGGCGCGGTGGGGCTGCTCAACATCTCGATGGTGACCGTGAAGCACCGCGTACGGGAGATCGGCATCCGGCGCAGCTTCGGGGCGACGTCGGGCCGGATCTTCTTCGGCGTCATGATGGAATCGGTCGTCGCCACGTTCGTGGCGGGTGTGGCCGGGGTCATGCTGTCGGTCGCGGTCATCAAGCACCCCCGCGTGCAAGCGCTCATCGCCCAGGGGGTGACGGACCTGCCGCCCTTCCCCGTGGGAGCGGCGCTCGTCGGCATCGCGGCGGCAACGGCCGTCGGTGCGCTCGCTGGACTCATCCCGGCTCTCGTCGCCGTCCGCGTCAAGGTGATCGACGCCATCCGCTACTGA
- a CDS encoding ABC transporter ATP-binding protein produces MRHRTGPAGSNDGAPLVSLRDVTRTVRILDAEDLHVLRGIDLDIHRGDRVSVVGRSGSGKSTLLNLLGLLDVPTEGGLFFEGLDARRLGSDQRARLRGSAVGFIFQQFNLLPGRTALDNVMTPLLYAGGRQFWRRERLATAMLERVGLGSRLRELPHKLSGGEQQRVAIARALVRGPRLILADEPTGALDIDTGAAVMDLLDDVAQETGAALVTITHDASVAARAQDHYRLDAGVLRHQAVPV; encoded by the coding sequence GTGCGGCACCGCACCGGCCCGGCCGGTTCGAACGACGGCGCACCGCTGGTGTCGCTGCGCGACGTCACGCGGACGGTCAGGATCCTCGACGCCGAGGACCTGCACGTCCTGCGGGGCATCGACCTCGACATCCACCGCGGCGACCGCGTCTCGGTCGTGGGGCGGTCCGGCTCGGGGAAGTCGACGCTGCTCAATCTCCTCGGGCTGCTCGACGTACCCACCGAGGGCGGGCTCTTCTTCGAAGGGCTCGACGCCCGCCGCCTCGGATCCGACCAGCGGGCCCGCCTGCGCGGGTCCGCCGTGGGCTTCATCTTCCAGCAGTTCAACCTGCTGCCCGGCCGGACCGCCCTGGACAACGTCATGACGCCCCTGCTGTACGCCGGCGGCCGGCAGTTCTGGCGCCGGGAGAGGCTCGCCACCGCGATGCTCGAGCGCGTGGGCCTGGGGTCCCGGCTCCGCGAACTGCCGCACAAGCTCTCCGGCGGCGAGCAGCAGCGCGTCGCCATCGCCCGCGCCCTGGTGCGCGGACCCCGGCTCATCCTCGCGGACGAACCCACCGGCGCCCTCGACATCGACACCGGGGCGGCGGTCATGGACCTGCTCGACGACGTCGCGCAGGAGACCGGGGCGGCGCTCGTCACGATCACGCACGACGCGAGCGTCGCGGCGCGGGCGCAGGACCACTACCGGCTCGACGCCGGTGTGCTCCGCCACCAGGCGGTCCCGGTATGA
- a CDS encoding efflux RND transporter periplasmic adaptor subunit: MSVLRRVLLPIAWLVVFAVIAVALVKIAFFDGVELAADAEFPTAEVMTPAVAVGLGTVANTVELTGTVAADDGVPVRSTAQGEVVAVFAEQGDAVEEGAALFQVRRPAEIQPTPVQVGEAEEGDDAPAPGVPEPVATVYEYYDILAPADGTLAAFTPLPGESVSIGQTTGTVSPGTYHVSGTLTAAQQFRLLDRPSSAVIAITGGAAPFTCTDPRITEPQAAAGGGPDAGSERTAMAGPIAPAQGPGSDGGSTPAGELTCPIPADVPVFVGLSADIVLSAGVAEDVVTVPTTAVKGSIATGIVWVQDPAGETTEREVKLGLNDGSSVEITEGLAEGDMILEFVPGSDVPLNQGAYPMMGG, translated from the coding sequence ATGTCAGTACTGCGCCGCGTCCTCTTGCCGATCGCGTGGCTGGTGGTGTTCGCCGTCATCGCCGTCGCACTGGTCAAGATCGCCTTCTTCGACGGGGTCGAGCTCGCCGCCGACGCCGAATTCCCGACCGCCGAGGTCATGACACCGGCCGTGGCGGTGGGTCTCGGGACGGTCGCCAACACCGTCGAGCTCACGGGGACGGTCGCCGCGGACGACGGCGTGCCGGTGCGCTCGACGGCGCAGGGCGAGGTCGTCGCCGTCTTCGCCGAGCAGGGCGACGCCGTGGAGGAGGGCGCCGCACTGTTCCAGGTGCGGCGGCCGGCGGAGATCCAGCCGACGCCCGTGCAGGTCGGGGAGGCGGAGGAGGGCGACGACGCCCCCGCGCCCGGGGTACCCGAGCCCGTCGCGACGGTCTACGAGTACTACGACATCCTCGCCCCGGCCGACGGGACGCTGGCGGCGTTCACGCCTCTTCCCGGTGAGTCCGTCTCGATCGGGCAGACCACCGGGACGGTGAGCCCCGGCACCTATCACGTCAGCGGGACGCTGACCGCTGCCCAGCAGTTCCGCCTGCTGGACCGGCCGTCCTCGGCGGTCATCGCGATCACGGGGGGCGCGGCACCGTTCACATGCACCGATCCCCGCATCACCGAGCCGCAGGCAGCGGCCGGCGGCGGCCCCGACGCCGGGTCGGAACGGACCGCGATGGCCGGCCCCATCGCCCCGGCCCAGGGTCCCGGGTCCGACGGCGGATCCACGCCCGCAGGCGAACTGACCTGTCCCATCCCGGCCGACGTGCCGGTCTTCGTCGGCCTCTCCGCGGACATCGTGCTGAGCGCGGGCGTCGCAGAGGACGTCGTCACCGTGCCCACGACGGCGGTGAAGGGCTCCATCGCCACGGGCATCGTGTGGGTGCAGGACCCGGCCGGCGAGACCACCGAGCGGGAGGTCAAGCTCGGGCTCAACGACGGCTCCTCCGTGGAGATCACCGAAGGGCTGGCGGAGGGCGACATGATCCTCGAATTCGTGCCCGGCAGCGACGTCCCCCTGAACCAGGGCGCCTACCCGATGATGGGCGGCTAG
- a CDS encoding SDR family NAD(P)-dependent oxidoreductase: protein MRATVTVVITGASSGIGRATARLFAEDGAQLVLAGRDGGTLEVVAGECRDRGAIALVVPTDVSSEAEVQRLAAAAVERFGSIDVWVGNASLYSFGTFEQTPSEVFDRIIDVNLRGQVYGARAALGVFRRQGRGVLVSVASVYSRITSPLVGPYTTSKFGLLGFLEVLRMELRGEPGIHVCAVLPATIDTPIHQHAANYTGRPVRPVPPVTDPVRVARAIVRVSRKPRRLTQVGRVQSTAVLARALVPAAYEALMAVVYPAVALKKGSAPSSPGNLFQADRAATGVTGGWRIMPWLRRTPGR from the coding sequence ATGAGGGCAACGGTGACCGTGGTGATCACGGGGGCTTCGAGCGGGATCGGCCGGGCGACGGCACGCCTCTTCGCCGAGGACGGCGCCCAGCTGGTCCTCGCCGGACGGGACGGCGGCACCCTGGAGGTTGTGGCCGGGGAATGCCGGGACAGGGGAGCAATCGCCCTCGTCGTACCGACCGATGTCTCCTCGGAGGCCGAGGTCCAGCGGCTCGCCGCCGCTGCCGTCGAACGCTTCGGGAGCATCGACGTATGGGTGGGCAACGCCTCGCTGTACAGCTTCGGGACCTTCGAGCAGACGCCGTCCGAGGTGTTCGACAGGATCATCGACGTCAACCTGCGGGGGCAGGTGTACGGGGCGCGGGCGGCCCTCGGCGTGTTCCGCCGCCAGGGCCGGGGCGTCCTCGTGTCCGTCGCGTCGGTCTACTCCCGCATCACCTCGCCGCTCGTCGGCCCCTACACCACCAGCAAGTTCGGGCTTCTCGGCTTCCTCGAGGTGCTCCGGATGGAGCTGCGCGGAGAGCCCGGCATCCATGTCTGTGCTGTCCTGCCGGCGACCATCGACACCCCGATCCACCAGCATGCGGCGAACTACACCGGACGGCCCGTCCGTCCGGTGCCGCCGGTCACGGACCCCGTGCGCGTCGCGCGGGCGATCGTCCGGGTGTCGAGGAAGCCCCGTCGGCTGACGCAGGTGGGACGCGTGCAGTCGACGGCGGTCCTGGCGCGGGCCCTCGTTCCCGCCGCCTACGAAGCATTGATGGCGGTCGTGTACCCGGCGGTGGCACTCAAGAAAGGGTCGGCGCCTTCGTCGCCGGGCAATCTGTTCCAGGCGGACCGGGCGGCGACGGGAGTCACCGGCGGCTGGCGGATCATGCCCTGGCTCCGCCGCACGCCCGGGCGCTGA